The proteins below come from a single Saccharophagus degradans 2-40 genomic window:
- the rpsG gene encoding 30S ribosomal protein S7, giving the protein MPRRRVVAKREVLPDPKFGSSTLAKFMNHVMISGKKSTAEKIVYGALDIVSEKLNKDPLETFSEALENISPLVEVKSRRVGGATYQVPVEVRPARRTALAMRWLVEYSRNRGEKSMAQRLAGELIDAAQSKGGAVKKREDVHRMAEANKAFSHFRF; this is encoded by the coding sequence CGCCAAGCGCGAAGTTCTGCCGGATCCTAAATTCGGTAGTTCAACTTTGGCGAAATTTATGAACCACGTAATGATTAGTGGTAAAAAATCTACAGCCGAAAAAATTGTTTACGGTGCATTAGACATCGTATCCGAAAAGCTGAACAAAGATCCGCTAGAAACATTTAGCGAAGCACTAGAAAATATTTCTCCATTGGTTGAGGTTAAATCTCGCCGTGTTGGTGGTGCAACGTATCAAGTTCCGGTTGAAGTTCGTCCTGCACGTCGTACTGCTTTGGCAATGCGTTGGTTGGTAGAGTACTCACGCAATCGCGGTGAGAAGTCTATGGCCCAACGTCTAGCTGGCGAGTTGATCGATGCAGCACAAAGTAAAGGTGGTGCGGTTAAGAAGCGTGAAGACGTTCACCGTATGGCTGAAGCGAACAAGGCGTTCTCGCACTTCCGCTTCTAA